In Desulfobacterales bacterium, a single window of DNA contains:
- the recB gene encoding exodeoxyribonuclease V subunit beta, with protein MKSFDPLNTPLTGTNLIEASAGTGKTHAIEGLFLRLLIELRLSVEEILVVTFTKAATEELKNRIRTRLTAVQAALAQGSSDDLLINALIQKNRGEIRQLLQNALMNFDQAAIFTIHGFCQRILHEHAFETGSLFDTELITDQRDLLRGIADDFWRNHFYRTVPEVVHYAIEKLKGPEYFLKLMERWQATDIKIVPRVAKPFWQSLPPYRAVFEKLRNAWPESRAAVAEAFNSPSLKDNIYGSLKLNKTGAEHSVREIKVMALLSEMDGFSSSPGYVATIFKDIDKFTTTKLLRSVKSGRPAPHLTFFDLCDELVQKKDALAAELETYLLYLKTEFFQYADRELSIRKKENNVQFFDDLLLKVKNALADTAGNSLAAAIRRKYKAALVDEFQDTDPVQYDVFSRLFSSEDHVLFMIGDPKQAIYGFRGADIFTYMRASRTAPRKYTLTENWRSEQGMINAVNTMFQRVKSPFLFRDIGFSKGTSGRQNISAGDTPKPAMTIWHLKGDAGKPISKKNATEIVAAQVAAEIVHLLNAEPEPIAAGDMAVLVRTNRQAQLIKTVLSQARVPAVLYSTGNIFRSHEAMEMERLLASVSEPMNDRRLRAALVTDMMGGSAEMICRLEEGTTEWESRRLRMREYYHLWEKHGFMRMMRQMLINEEIRTRLLTFPDGERRLTNVLHLAELLQHESTENKKGLTALIKWLAEQRKDSTPGMETHQLRLESDADAIKIVTIHKSKGLEYPVVFCPFLWDGSLSQKEELFFHDPVDEGMTLDLSADKDAAHLSISARELLAENIRLLYVAITRAKKRCYLAWGRINTAETAPLAYLFHHAPDGPDEDIVAALHREISQKSDAEINRDLHKLAESSAGSVEIVELPERPVAGSLTVSPKGSGKLHCRTFSGKIDWGWRVLSYSTLVSQAVPTETLPDRDATVTTRPETGAELAQRNIFSFPKGGHAGNFFHDIFENFDFNNTDDAYCSRLVEIKLAEYGFEPAWKETVCRTIQNVVSLPLKGNGSDFTLSVIPKSDRLHELEFYFPLASLSPRKLKRVFKDCGIADVPDQFPEGFENLVFAPVKGFMKGFMDLVFRFQDRFYLIDWKSNFLGPTLQDYRRSALVNVMRNELYFLQYQIYTLAVHQYLQRRIAGYRYEKNFGGVFYIFLRGVAPVQGMEFGIFRDIPPPDSVYALAKALIP; from the coding sequence ATGAAATCCTTTGATCCCCTGAATACGCCTCTGACCGGAACCAACCTCATCGAAGCAAGTGCGGGCACCGGTAAAACTCACGCCATCGAAGGCCTGTTTCTGCGGCTCTTAATTGAGCTGCGGCTTTCCGTTGAAGAGATCCTTGTGGTAACCTTTACCAAAGCCGCCACCGAAGAGCTGAAGAATCGGATTCGCACACGCCTGACAGCAGTCCAGGCGGCTTTGGCCCAAGGGTCCAGTGACGACCTCCTGATCAATGCGCTGATACAGAAAAACAGGGGGGAGATCCGGCAACTGCTTCAAAACGCGTTGATGAATTTTGATCAGGCCGCGATCTTTACCATCCACGGCTTTTGTCAGCGGATCCTGCATGAGCATGCCTTTGAAACCGGCAGCCTGTTTGATACCGAACTCATTACCGACCAAAGGGATTTGCTGCGTGGGATTGCAGACGACTTCTGGCGGAATCATTTTTACAGGACGGTCCCGGAGGTCGTCCACTACGCCATAGAAAAACTCAAGGGTCCGGAGTATTTTTTGAAACTGATGGAACGATGGCAGGCAACAGACATAAAGATCGTTCCAAGGGTTGCAAAACCTTTCTGGCAAAGCCTTCCGCCTTATCGCGCCGTCTTTGAAAAACTCCGGAACGCCTGGCCTGAATCCCGTGCGGCCGTTGCTGAAGCGTTCAATAGTCCGTCATTAAAGGACAATATCTACGGCAGCCTTAAGTTAAATAAAACCGGCGCGGAACATTCTGTCCGTGAAATCAAAGTGATGGCCCTGCTTTCGGAAATGGACGGATTCAGCAGCTCTCCCGGATATGTCGCCACGATTTTCAAGGATATTGATAAATTTACAACGACAAAGCTGCTGCGGTCCGTTAAATCCGGCCGGCCGGCGCCCCATTTAACATTTTTTGATCTATGCGACGAATTGGTCCAAAAAAAGGACGCCCTTGCTGCTGAACTTGAAACCTATCTGCTGTATTTAAAAACAGAATTTTTTCAATATGCTGATCGTGAACTGTCTATCCGCAAAAAAGAAAATAATGTTCAGTTTTTTGACGATTTGCTGCTGAAGGTCAAAAACGCCCTGGCGGATACAGCCGGCAATAGCCTTGCAGCGGCGATTCGACGCAAATATAAAGCAGCCCTTGTGGACGAATTTCAGGATACGGACCCGGTCCAGTATGATGTTTTTTCCCGTTTATTTTCATCTGAAGACCATGTGCTTTTCATGATCGGCGATCCGAAGCAGGCCATTTACGGTTTTCGCGGCGCCGATATTTTCACTTACATGCGGGCCTCCCGTACCGCCCCCCGAAAATATACCTTGACGGAAAACTGGCGTTCGGAGCAGGGGATGATCAACGCCGTAAACACAATGTTCCAAAGGGTTAAATCACCCTTTTTGTTCAGAGATATCGGTTTTTCAAAAGGGACATCGGGCAGGCAAAACATTTCCGCTGGTGATACGCCTAAACCGGCCATGACCATCTGGCATCTCAAGGGAGATGCGGGTAAACCCATATCCAAAAAGAATGCCACGGAAATTGTCGCAGCCCAAGTTGCCGCTGAAATCGTCCACCTTCTGAACGCAGAACCGGAACCGATTGCCGCCGGCGATATGGCCGTTCTCGTCCGAACGAATCGTCAGGCCCAATTAATCAAAACGGTTTTGTCCCAGGCTCGCGTGCCGGCTGTCCTCTACAGCACCGGTAATATTTTTAGATCCCATGAGGCCATGGAAATGGAAAGGCTCCTGGCGTCTGTCTCAGAGCCGATGAATGATCGCAGGCTGCGGGCGGCGCTTGTCACGGACATGATGGGGGGCAGCGCCGAAATGATTTGCCGTTTGGAAGAGGGGACAACCGAATGGGAATCCAGACGGTTGCGCATGCGGGAATATTATCATTTATGGGAAAAGCATGGATTCATGCGGATGATGCGTCAAATGCTCATCAATGAAGAAATCAGGACCCGCTTGCTGACCTTCCCTGATGGCGAACGCCGCCTGACCAATGTCCTGCACCTGGCGGAACTTCTCCAGCATGAATCAACAGAGAATAAAAAAGGGTTGACCGCACTCATCAAGTGGCTGGCTGAACAACGCAAAGATTCAACACCCGGAATGGAAACGCATCAGCTTCGCCTTGAGAGTGATGCGGATGCCATAAAAATCGTTACCATTCATAAAAGCAAAGGCCTGGAGTATCCGGTGGTGTTCTGCCCCTTTCTGTGGGATGGGTCATTATCGCAAAAAGAGGAATTATTCTTTCACGATCCGGTTGACGAAGGCATGACCCTCGATCTTTCCGCTGATAAAGATGCAGCGCATCTGTCTATTTCAGCAAGAGAACTGTTGGCGGAAAACATCCGGCTGCTTTACGTTGCAATCACACGCGCCAAAAAACGGTGCTATCTGGCATGGGGTCGTATCAATACCGCCGAAACCGCTCCCCTGGCGTATTTGTTTCATCATGCCCCAGACGGCCCTGACGAGGACATTGTTGCCGCACTGCACAGGGAGATTTCCCAGAAAAGCGATGCGGAGATTAACCGTGATTTACATAAACTTGCCGAAAGTTCCGCGGGGAGTGTTGAAATCGTTGAATTGCCGGAACGGCCTGTCGCCGGCAGCCTGACAGTTTCTCCGAAAGGCTCCGGGAAGCTGCACTGTCGAACTTTCAGCGGGAAAATCGATTGGGGCTGGCGGGTTTTAAGCTATTCTACATTGGTTTCCCAGGCGGTTCCAACAGAGACATTGCCGGATCGGGACGCTACTGTTACAACCCGGCCGGAAACGGGTGCTGAATTGGCGCAGCGAAATATTTTTTCATTTCCCAAAGGGGGACACGCCGGAAATTTTTTTCACGATATTTTTGAGAACTTTGATTTCAACAACACCGATGACGCCTATTGCAGCCGACTGGTGGAGATTAAACTGGCTGAGTATGGGTTCGAACCGGCATGGAAGGAAACCGTCTGCCGCACGATCCAGAATGTTGTCTCCTTGCCCCTGAAGGGTAATGGCAGTGACTTTACCCTGTCCGTAATTCCGAAAAGCGACCGGCTGCATGAACTGGAATTCTATTTTCCGCTGGCATCGTTATCACCGCGAAAGTTAAAAAGGGTATTTAAGGATTGCGGTATTGCCGATGTCCCGGACCAGTTTCCAGAAGGTTTTGAGAATTTGGTTTTTGCGCCGGTCAAGGGTTTTATGAAAGGTTTCATGGACCTGGTTTTTCGCTTTCAGGACCGCTTTTATCTCATTGACTGGAAATCAAATTTTCTGGGACCGACCCTTCAGGATTATCGACGCTCAGCACTTGTCAATGTCATGCGGAACGAATTGTATTTTCTGCAATATCAAATCTATACCCTGGCCGTTCACCAATACCTTCAGCGCCGGATAGCCGGTTATCGATATGAAAAAAATTTTGGCGGCGTTTTCTATATTTTTCTGCGTGGCGTGGCGCCGGTTCAAGGGATGGAATTCGGCATCTTTAGGGACATTCCACCGCCGGATTCGGTTTACGCATTGGCAAAGGCACTCATCCCCTGA
- a CDS encoding nitroreductase — MDIISAMKERRSVRAFSDKPVSREDIETVIAAAGLAPSAINLQPWEFIVTYGEEKERLVRRLKKAHAERKVSCGPGTAKPLPQKYTERSRKALAVMEPKISQTGMPFNRFIEDGSCSFYGAPIAIIVAIDRVFPSIRYLDVGMSVSYLLLAAQAKGLSTCPIGLIVAYADDIVDVLNISSEKEILLGISMGYADQTAPANDFKTGREDLSKILSWYE, encoded by the coding sequence ATGGATATTATTTCTGCAATGAAGGAACGAAGAAGCGTCAGGGCCTTTAGCGACAAACCGGTATCGCGGGAGGACATTGAAACTGTAATTGCCGCAGCCGGTCTGGCGCCTTCCGCCATTAACCTGCAGCCATGGGAGTTTATCGTCACCTACGGTGAAGAAAAAGAGCGCCTCGTTCGCCGCTTGAAGAAAGCCCATGCGGAAAGAAAGGTTTCCTGCGGACCGGGCACCGCCAAACCATTGCCGCAAAAATACACCGAGCGAAGCCGTAAGGCTTTGGCGGTAATGGAACCTAAAATCTCGCAAACCGGAATGCCGTTTAACCGGTTTATCGAGGATGGAAGCTGTTCTTTTTACGGGGCACCCATCGCCATTATCGTTGCGATCGACAGGGTTTTTCCTTCTATCCGCTACCTGGACGTGGGGATGAGCGTGTCCTATCTGTTGCTGGCCGCTCAGGCCAAGGGTCTGTCCACCTGTCCCATCGGTCTGATTGTCGCATATGCCGATGACATTGTCGATGTACTCAATATATCAAGCGAAAAGGAAATTCTCCTGGGGATTTCCATGGGATATGCCGATCAAACCGCCCCGGCAAACGATTTTAAGACCGGACGGGAGGATTTAAGCAAAATACTCAGCTGGTATGAGTGA
- a CDS encoding DUF429 domain-containing protein, whose translation RDSWVTGWRVKLLRDLRGHSFWDVAGIDVGGEVKGFHAVALRGEIFMDKTTTTNPSGIVNWCLDHSATVVSVDAPCGWSQTGSSRQAERELELLGKKIYCFATPTRECSENYDKGFYDVVPACRAE comes from the coding sequence GCGGGATAGTTGGGTCACGGGATGGCGGGTTAAACTACTGCGGGATTTGCGGGGTCACTCATTCTGGGACGTAGCAGGTATTGATGTTGGCGGAGAAGTGAAAGGCTTTCACGCCGTGGCGCTGCGGGGTGAAATTTTCATGGATAAAACGACCACTACCAATCCTTCTGGGATTGTCAATTGGTGCCTTGACCACAGTGCCACGGTTGTTTCAGTGGATGCCCCCTGCGGATGGAGTCAAACTGGATCGTCCCGTCAGGCTGAACGCGAGTTGGAGCTGTTAGGGAAAAAGATATATTGCTTCGCGACGCCTACGCGCGAATGCTCAGAAAATTACGACAAGGGATTTTACGATGTCGTACCGGCCTGCCGCGCCGAGTAA
- a CDS encoding NADH:flavin oxidoreductase produces MPILFEKTRINSLALKNRFVRSATWEGMAHKDGACSRRLIDLMAELARGGVGLIISSHAFVLPQGQASPWQVGAYGDELLPGLTRLAQAVHDNGGKILLQLAHAGCHADTELTGQPPMGPSALNNDPGESCREMNVAEIDQTVIAFGRAAARAKRAGFDGVQIHAAHGYLLSQFLSPFYNKRTDHYGGSIANRSRIVLDVLKSIRNQTDNHFPVMIKMNSEDYLETGLTMSEMLQTAKRLQQAGIDAVELSGGTKFSGKLNPIRSGKINPENEAFYKEAAGAFKESISVPLLLVGGIRSYGVAQGLVEAGLADYISLCRPLIREPGLVKRWQSGDTGKSMCRSDNLCFRPAREGKGIYCVRSEKEQQHEIL; encoded by the coding sequence ATGCCGATACTGTTTGAGAAAACGAGGATAAATTCGCTGGCGCTGAAAAACCGTTTTGTGCGCTCCGCCACCTGGGAGGGGATGGCGCATAAGGATGGCGCCTGCAGCCGGCGTCTGATCGATCTGATGGCTGAACTGGCCCGGGGCGGTGTCGGTCTGATCATCAGCAGCCACGCTTTTGTATTACCCCAAGGGCAGGCAAGTCCCTGGCAGGTCGGGGCTTACGGCGATGAACTCCTTCCGGGGTTAACCCGGCTGGCCCAGGCCGTCCATGACAACGGCGGCAAGATCCTATTGCAACTGGCGCATGCCGGCTGCCATGCGGATACAGAATTGACCGGACAGCCGCCCATGGGCCCATCGGCCCTCAATAACGATCCAGGCGAATCCTGCCGGGAAATGAACGTTGCAGAAATCGATCAAACTGTCATTGCATTCGGCCGGGCCGCTGCAAGGGCCAAGCGGGCCGGTTTTGACGGCGTTCAGATTCACGCAGCGCACGGATACCTGCTGAGTCAGTTTTTGTCCCCTTTTTATAACAAACGCACGGATCACTATGGCGGCAGTATCGCCAATCGCTCCCGGATCGTGCTGGATGTTTTGAAATCCATTCGCAACCAAACGGACAACCATTTTCCGGTCATGATCAAGATGAATTCCGAGGATTATCTTGAGACCGGGTTGACGATGTCTGAAATGCTGCAGACGGCAAAGCGGCTGCAGCAGGCGGGGATCGATGCCGTTGAACTGAGCGGCGGCACAAAGTTTTCCGGAAAACTCAATCCGATCCGCAGCGGCAAAATCAATCCGGAAAATGAAGCATTTTATAAAGAAGCGGCAGGGGCTTTCAAGGAATCCATTTCAGTTCCGCTGCTGCTGGTGGGCGGCATTCGTTCCTATGGGGTTGCCCAAGGGTTGGTTGAGGCCGGGCTGGCGGACTATATTTCTCTGTGCCGCCCCCTTATCAGGGAGCCTGGTCTTGTTAAAAGGTGGCAGAGCGGTGATACCGGCAAATCCATGTGCCGGTCGGACAACCTGTGCTTCCGCCCGGCCCGTGAGGGAAAAGGGATCTATTGCGTCAGAAGTGAAAAAGAACAGCAACATGAAATCCTTTGA